In a single window of the Frondihabitans peucedani genome:
- a CDS encoding polyphosphate kinase 2 family protein, with the protein MAKTWKTEPTESLRATEQTALGSIDTSSTPGFDGDKKYGQQVLESGAARLSELQEKLFADSRAAGGTRSVLLVLQAMDTAGKGGIVRHVVGAVDPQGIHHHAFKAPTEEELAHDFLWRVRRELPGAGMIGVFDRSHYEDVLVAKVRSLVSDDTIESRYAEIADFEEELTASGTVIVKVMLHISFDEQKARLAERLDRPDKHWKYSTGDIDERNLWSDYQKAYETAIQRTSTDAAPWYVVPADRKWYARVAVQRLLIDALEKLDLGWPPADFNVETEKIRLAAS; encoded by the coding sequence ATGGCCAAGACCTGGAAGACCGAACCGACCGAATCCCTCCGCGCCACCGAGCAGACGGCCCTGGGGAGCATCGACACCTCCTCGACCCCGGGCTTCGACGGCGACAAGAAGTACGGCCAGCAGGTGCTCGAGTCCGGGGCGGCGAGGCTCTCGGAGCTGCAGGAGAAGCTGTTCGCCGACTCCCGCGCCGCCGGGGGGACGAGGAGCGTCCTCCTGGTCCTGCAGGCGATGGACACCGCCGGGAAGGGCGGCATCGTGCGGCACGTCGTCGGGGCCGTCGACCCGCAGGGCATCCACCACCACGCCTTCAAGGCGCCGACCGAGGAGGAGCTCGCGCACGACTTCCTCTGGCGCGTCCGTCGCGAGCTGCCCGGCGCAGGCATGATCGGCGTCTTCGACCGGTCGCACTACGAGGACGTCCTGGTCGCGAAGGTGCGCTCGCTCGTCTCCGACGACACCATCGAGAGCCGCTACGCCGAGATCGCGGACTTCGAGGAGGAGCTGACGGCCTCGGGCACGGTCATCGTGAAGGTCATGCTGCACATCTCGTTCGACGAGCAGAAGGCCCGCCTCGCCGAGCGGCTCGACCGCCCCGACAAGCACTGGAAGTACTCCACCGGCGACATCGACGAGCGGAACCTCTGGTCGGACTACCAGAAGGCCTACGAGACGGCGATCCAGCGCACCTCCACCGACGCGGCGCCCTGGTACGTCGTGCCGGCCGACCGCAAGTGGTACGCGCGGGTGGCCGTCCAGCGGCTCCTGATCGACGCCCTCGAGAAGCTGGACCTCGGCTGGCCCCCGGCCGACTTCAACGTCGAGACCGAGAAGATCCGGCTCGCCGCGAGCTGA
- a CDS encoding PLD nuclease N-terminal domain-containing protein — MVKGLFVLIVAAVAFVVFALVDCLFTERHRFRSFNKPVWALLIVVLPVIGGLLWFVLGRRGRASLARRTVAPDDDPDFLGRASAPMSESDRESVDERIRRLEQELAEHDDDGPTGTLK, encoded by the coding sequence ATGGTCAAAGGGTTGTTCGTCCTGATCGTGGCAGCCGTCGCGTTCGTGGTGTTCGCCCTGGTCGACTGTCTCTTCACCGAGCGCCACCGGTTCCGGTCTTTCAACAAGCCCGTCTGGGCTCTCCTCATCGTCGTGCTCCCGGTCATCGGCGGCCTCCTCTGGTTCGTCCTCGGACGCCGCGGCCGCGCGTCTCTTGCGCGCCGCACGGTCGCCCCCGACGACGACCCCGACTTCCTCGGCAGGGCCTCCGCCCCGATGAGCGAGAGCGACCGCGAGTCGGTCGACGAGCGGATCCGCCGCCTCGAGCAGGAGCTCGCCGAGCACGACGACGACGGCCCGACTGGCACACTGAAGTAG
- a CDS encoding DUF4229 domain-containing protein, with product MKATLLYTLPRIGVFAVLFAVLRLTPLSVYLAAVFAAILALLISYIFFGRLRMGVADTIVKRRAAPERDDDADEEDSVLDAGAAGHARTVRPAAAARRQAPPAEDE from the coding sequence GTGAAAGCGACGCTCCTCTACACGCTCCCCCGCATCGGCGTCTTCGCGGTGCTCTTCGCCGTGCTCCGCCTGACGCCCCTCAGCGTGTACCTGGCCGCCGTGTTCGCCGCGATCCTGGCCCTGCTGATCTCGTACATCTTCTTCGGACGCCTTCGCATGGGCGTCGCCGACACGATCGTGAAGCGCCGGGCGGCCCCGGAGCGCGACGACGACGCCGACGAGGAGGACTCCGTGCTCGACGCTGGCGCCGCTGGCCATGCCCGCACCGTACGCCCCGCAGCGGCTGCGCGACGCCAGGCGCCCCCGGCTGAAGACGAGTAG
- the ccsB gene encoding c-type cytochrome biogenesis protein CcsB, translated as MTTADLSLYCLYAAYSAIAIYVISFIAFALDLAKRSGDAQIAATAALKAQARQLTGQAHGEAAQREAASAVGGSGSGGVAVLERTDVPAYEAPARRSSQFERIGMSMMTLGLVVHIASVVFRGLAAGRVPWANMFEFGLTGTALIVGVFLLVNLFVDLRYLGAYVMGLNLILLGVAVVNFYVAVSPLVPALQSYWLVIHVFVACLGTAFFAIAGGLSAAQIIQSKREVAKNAGIKLFDTLPGAERLEDLAYRIALVGFVLWTFTLIAGAVWAEKAWGRYWGWDTKEVWTFIIWVIYAGYIHARATRGWRGARSSWLSIVGFAAVMFNFSVVNLFFKGLHAYSGL; from the coding sequence GTGACGACTGCCGACCTCTCGCTCTACTGCCTCTACGCGGCGTACTCCGCGATCGCGATCTACGTGATCTCGTTCATCGCGTTCGCGCTCGACCTGGCCAAACGCTCCGGCGACGCCCAGATCGCAGCCACCGCCGCGCTCAAGGCGCAGGCCCGTCAGCTGACCGGTCAGGCCCACGGCGAGGCGGCCCAGCGCGAGGCGGCCTCGGCCGTCGGCGGCTCGGGCTCCGGGGGCGTCGCCGTCCTCGAGCGCACCGACGTCCCGGCCTACGAGGCGCCGGCCCGGCGCTCCTCGCAGTTCGAGCGCATCGGCATGTCGATGATGACCCTCGGCCTCGTCGTCCACATCGCCTCGGTCGTCTTCCGCGGGCTGGCCGCGGGCCGGGTCCCGTGGGCGAACATGTTCGAGTTCGGCCTCACGGGCACCGCCCTCATCGTCGGCGTCTTCCTGCTCGTCAACCTGTTCGTCGACCTCCGCTACCTGGGCGCCTACGTGATGGGCCTGAACCTCATCCTGCTCGGCGTCGCAGTGGTCAACTTCTACGTCGCCGTCAGCCCGCTCGTGCCGGCGCTGCAGTCGTACTGGCTCGTCATCCACGTGTTCGTCGCCTGCCTCGGCACCGCGTTCTTCGCCATCGCGGGCGGTCTGTCTGCCGCGCAGATCATCCAGTCGAAGCGCGAGGTCGCCAAGAACGCCGGCATCAAGCTGTTCGACACCCTTCCCGGGGCAGAGCGCCTCGAAGACCTCGCCTACCGAATCGCCCTGGTCGGCTTCGTCCTCTGGACCTTCACCCTCATCGCCGGCGCCGTCTGGGCCGAGAAGGCGTGGGGCCGCTACTGGGGCTGGGACACCAAAGAGGTCTGGACCTTCATCATCTGGGTCATCTACGCCGGCTACATCCACGCCCGAGCGACTCGCGGCTGGCGCGGTGCGCGCTCGTCGTGGCTCTCGATCGTGGGCTTCGCCGCCGTCATGTTCAACTTCTCGGTCGTCAACCTGTTCTTCAAGGGCCTGCACGCCTACTCGGGCCTCTAG
- a CDS encoding demethylmenaquinone methyltransferase: protein MTKADMNKQPSEVASMFDGVAAHYDVTNDILSAGNAVLWRIATVKAIAAAPGERVLDIAAGTGTSSAAIAKSGAEVVALDFSAGMVEVGRKRQPAIEFIVGDAEQLPFGDDEFDAVTISFGLRNVNRPKVALSEMYRVLKPGGRLVVCEFSTPPLAGLRLGYQAYLRHVLPGIAKVTSSNSPAYTYLAESIEKWPEQQVLSQWLRGAGFTRVAYRNLTAGIVALHRGRKPQSSSRRPSSAAGA, encoded by the coding sequence GTGACCAAGGCCGATATGAACAAGCAGCCGAGCGAGGTTGCCTCCATGTTCGATGGGGTGGCCGCGCACTACGACGTGACCAACGACATCCTCTCTGCGGGCAACGCCGTCCTCTGGCGCATCGCGACGGTGAAGGCCATCGCAGCAGCCCCCGGCGAGAGGGTCCTCGACATCGCCGCGGGCACCGGCACGAGCTCTGCCGCGATCGCGAAGAGCGGCGCCGAGGTCGTGGCCCTCGACTTCTCGGCCGGGATGGTCGAGGTCGGCCGCAAGCGCCAGCCCGCCATCGAGTTCATCGTCGGCGACGCCGAGCAGCTGCCGTTCGGCGACGACGAGTTCGACGCCGTCACGATCTCGTTCGGCCTCCGCAACGTCAACCGGCCGAAGGTCGCCCTCTCCGAGATGTACCGCGTCCTGAAGCCCGGCGGCCGCCTGGTCGTCTGCGAGTTCTCGACGCCTCCGCTGGCGGGCCTCCGCCTCGGCTACCAGGCCTACCTCCGTCACGTGCTGCCCGGCATCGCGAAGGTCACCTCCAGCAACTCGCCGGCCTACACCTACCTCGCCGAGTCGATCGAGAAGTGGCCTGAGCAGCAGGTCCTGAGCCAGTGGCTCCGCGGCGCCGGCTTCACCCGGGTCGCCTACCGCAACCTCACCGCGGGCATCGTCGCCCTCCACCGCGGCCGCAAGCCCCAGAGTTCCTCGCGCCGTCCGTCGTCGGCCGCGGGCGCCTGA
- a CDS encoding isochorismate synthase, whose product MPLLAHIDPRDPLLFVRRGDGIAGIGTALRLTFSGPSRMRDAADAWRRITERATIDDPLRLAGTGLVAFGSFAFSDHSADTSVLVVPRIVIGRRGDVDWITRVDGADFERRDSLGRDFHLVLNEPDFDSAAYAGAVRDAVADIGEGLVSKVVLARPLDAELPEGADLRVIARDLAFGYPDTYTFAVEGLIGSSPETLIRSEGGELTARVLAGSMGRGTDARSDAQAALTLATSQKDLDEHAFALRSLLLSLQTHASGIISAETPFTLKLPNLWHLASDVRGHLADGASSLDLIDSLHPTAAVAGTPTAEALRVIDRLEPFDRGRYAGPVGWVGADGDGEWAIALRCAQVTGRRVRAFAGAGIVAESVPEREVAETTMKFMPVADALG is encoded by the coding sequence ATGCCTCTTCTGGCACACATCGATCCCCGCGATCCGCTGCTCTTCGTCCGCCGCGGCGACGGCATCGCCGGCATCGGCACCGCGCTCCGGCTGACCTTCTCGGGCCCGTCCCGCATGCGCGACGCGGCCGACGCCTGGCGCAGGATCACCGAGCGCGCGACGATCGACGACCCGCTCCGTCTCGCGGGCACCGGCCTGGTGGCCTTCGGCTCCTTCGCCTTCAGCGACCACTCGGCCGACACGAGCGTGCTCGTCGTCCCGAGGATCGTCATCGGCCGCCGCGGCGACGTCGACTGGATCACGCGGGTCGACGGAGCCGACTTCGAGCGGCGCGACTCGCTGGGGCGCGACTTCCACCTCGTCCTGAACGAGCCCGACTTCGACTCCGCCGCCTACGCGGGCGCCGTCCGCGACGCCGTGGCGGACATCGGGGAGGGCCTCGTCAGCAAGGTCGTCCTGGCGCGGCCGCTCGACGCCGAGCTGCCCGAGGGCGCCGACCTCCGCGTCATCGCCCGCGATCTCGCCTTCGGCTACCCCGACACCTACACCTTCGCCGTCGAGGGCCTGATCGGCTCGAGCCCCGAGACCCTGATCCGGAGCGAGGGCGGCGAGCTCACCGCACGGGTGCTCGCGGGGAGCATGGGCCGAGGCACCGATGCGCGGAGCGACGCGCAGGCCGCCCTGACCCTGGCGACCTCGCAGAAGGACCTCGACGAGCACGCGTTCGCCCTGCGGAGCCTCCTGCTCTCGCTCCAGACCCACGCCAGCGGCATCATCTCGGCCGAGACGCCCTTCACGCTGAAGCTGCCGAACCTCTGGCACCTCGCGAGCGACGTGCGCGGGCACCTCGCCGACGGTGCCAGCTCGCTCGACCTGATCGACTCCCTGCACCCGACGGCGGCTGTCGCGGGCACGCCGACGGCCGAGGCGCTGCGCGTCATCGACCGCCTCGAGCCGTTCGACCGCGGCCGCTACGCCGGGCCGGTCGGCTGGGTCGGAGCCGACGGCGACGGCGAGTGGGCGATCGCGCTGCGGTGCGCCCAGGTGACAGGCCGCCGGGTCCGGGCCTTCGCCGGCGCGGGGATCGTCGCCGAGTCGGTGCCCGAGCGCGAGGTCGCCGAGACGACCATGAAGTTCATGCCCGTCGCCGACGCCCTCGGCTGA
- a CDS encoding o-succinylbenzoate synthase: MLAPLDDLLRDAHVVALPLRNRFRGVDVREVLLVEGPNGWTEFSPFLEYGAAEASAWLRATIDFGWGAGLAPLRERVRVNATLPAVSAGEVPAILRRYPGCRTVKVKVAEPGQTLADDVARVGAAREFVGAEGRVRIDANTNWSVDETLRALDELAPFDLEYVEQPVPSVAELGDLRRRIAESGLGVRVAADESVRKADDPLAVARAGAADLLVIKAQPLGGVARGLDIVRRTGLPAVVSSAIDSSVGLSMGAFLAASIPELPHDCGLGTAAMLTADVTREPLLPTDGAVDVRRVEVDVDLLRRHAAPEERRTWWFERARAAYAHLEEGSAPASA; this comes from the coding sequence ATGCTGGCCCCGCTCGACGACCTCCTCCGCGACGCCCACGTCGTCGCGCTCCCGCTGCGGAACCGGTTCCGCGGCGTCGACGTCCGCGAGGTGCTCCTGGTCGAGGGGCCGAACGGCTGGACCGAGTTCAGCCCGTTCCTCGAGTACGGCGCCGCCGAGGCCTCGGCGTGGCTCCGCGCGACGATCGACTTCGGCTGGGGCGCAGGCCTCGCGCCTCTCCGCGAGCGGGTGCGGGTGAACGCGACGCTGCCCGCGGTGAGCGCCGGGGAGGTGCCCGCGATCCTGCGTCGGTATCCCGGCTGCCGGACCGTCAAGGTGAAGGTGGCCGAGCCCGGGCAGACCCTCGCCGACGACGTGGCGCGAGTCGGGGCCGCGCGCGAGTTCGTCGGCGCGGAGGGCCGCGTGCGCATCGACGCGAACACGAACTGGTCGGTCGACGAGACCCTGCGAGCCCTCGATGAGCTGGCACCGTTCGACCTGGAGTACGTCGAGCAGCCGGTGCCGAGCGTGGCCGAGCTGGGCGACCTCCGGCGCAGGATCGCGGAGTCCGGTCTCGGGGTCCGGGTCGCCGCCGACGAGAGCGTCCGCAAGGCCGACGACCCGCTCGCCGTGGCGCGAGCCGGAGCGGCCGACCTCCTCGTGATCAAGGCGCAGCCGCTCGGCGGCGTCGCCCGGGGCCTCGACATCGTCCGGCGTACCGGGCTGCCCGCAGTCGTGTCGAGCGCCATCGACTCGTCGGTCGGCCTCAGCATGGGCGCGTTCCTCGCGGCGTCGATCCCGGAGCTGCCGCACGACTGCGGGCTCGGCACCGCGGCGATGCTCACCGCCGACGTGACCCGGGAGCCGCTGCTGCCGACCGACGGCGCGGTCGACGTGCGGCGCGTCGAGGTGGACGTCGACCTGCTGAGACGCCATGCCGCCCCCGAGGAGCGCCGGACCTGGTGGTTCGAGCGGGCCCGGGCGGCGTACGCGCACCTGGAGGAGGGCTCGGCCCCCGCGTCCGCCTGA
- a CDS encoding 1,4-dihydroxy-2-naphthoate polyprenyltransferase — protein MANSRTKSTKKSGRPGGRPGRAPVRKASAADWISGARPRTLTLAVAPVALGSAAAAEQNSFDWPLAVLCLVVALFLQIGVNYANDYSDGIRGTDKYRLGPARLTGGGVADPRIVRNVAFASFAVAAVAGIAVIVITQFWWMALVGAACVVAAWFYTGGRRPYGYNAMGEIFVFVFFGLVATLGTEFVQLHRVTSPGWVMAVMIGLFSCAVLMINNIRDIDQDRLAGKRTLAVVLGHRTSRVVYALFLLLPYVLLVYFTVLYFGGAYVYFSLILTLPALIIGVTAKTPPEMILALKLSSFSALLFSLGLSAVLFLQVLLPS, from the coding sequence GTGGCCAACAGCAGAACCAAGAGCACGAAGAAGAGCGGTCGGCCGGGCGGCCGTCCGGGCAGAGCGCCGGTCCGCAAGGCCTCGGCCGCCGACTGGATCAGCGGAGCCCGTCCGCGCACGCTGACCCTGGCCGTCGCCCCCGTCGCCCTCGGCAGCGCGGCCGCCGCCGAGCAGAACTCCTTCGACTGGCCGCTCGCTGTCCTGTGCCTCGTCGTCGCGCTGTTCCTGCAGATCGGCGTGAACTACGCCAACGACTACTCCGACGGCATCCGCGGCACCGACAAGTACCGCCTCGGGCCCGCGCGGCTCACCGGCGGCGGGGTCGCCGACCCGAGGATCGTCCGGAACGTCGCGTTCGCCTCGTTCGCGGTCGCTGCGGTCGCGGGCATCGCCGTCATCGTCATCACGCAGTTCTGGTGGATGGCGCTCGTCGGCGCAGCCTGCGTGGTCGCGGCCTGGTTCTACACCGGCGGTCGCCGGCCCTACGGCTACAACGCGATGGGCGAGATCTTCGTCTTCGTCTTCTTCGGTCTGGTCGCGACCCTCGGCACCGAGTTCGTGCAGCTGCACCGCGTCACCAGCCCCGGCTGGGTCATGGCGGTCATGATCGGGCTGTTTTCCTGCGCCGTGCTGATGATCAACAACATCCGCGACATCGACCAGGATCGCCTGGCGGGCAAGCGCACCCTCGCAGTGGTGCTGGGTCACCGCACGTCGCGGGTCGTCTACGCGCTCTTCCTGCTGCTGCCCTACGTGCTGCTGGTCTACTTCACGGTGCTCTACTTCGGCGGGGCGTACGTCTACTTCTCGCTCATCCTGACGCTGCCCGCGCTGATCATCGGGGTCACGGCCAAGACGCCGCCCGAGATGATCCTGGCGCTCAAGCTGTCGTCGTTCTCGGCGCTGCTGTTCTCGCTCGGGCTCTCGGCGGTGCTGTTCCTGCAGGTGCTGCTGCCGAGCTAG
- a CDS encoding AMP-binding protein has translation MKPLVAVDAGDPGEVLVALRGALSGGPAILPFPAGAPPLSPPAEVEKRVALVIETSGSTGRAKRVALSAGALLAGAAAADSALAGPGQWVLALPAHYVAGTNVLVRSIAAETEPAILAPGHFDPSAFVEAAASLTHSVRYTSLVPAQLATLLELAEAAPASDACAVLRRFDAVLVGGQATPQALLDQARALGVRVVRTYGSSETSGGCVYDGVPVGQTRAEVGDGELLLTGPTLAEYYLADPERTEAAFVVRDGARWYRTGDAGSIDADGVVTVTGRLDDVIVSGGLKVSLGVVERAVRDLPGMSSAVVVRAPSERWGEVPVVVAVAPRLSLAEVRAAVVPVAGRAGAPDSLLEVEALPLLPSGKPDRGGLERLAAERRAAHD, from the coding sequence GTGAAGCCGCTCGTCGCGGTCGACGCCGGCGACCCCGGCGAGGTGCTCGTCGCTCTCCGCGGGGCGCTGTCGGGCGGGCCCGCGATCCTGCCGTTCCCAGCGGGGGCACCGCCCCTCTCGCCTCCGGCCGAGGTCGAGAAGCGGGTCGCGCTGGTCATCGAGACGAGCGGGTCGACGGGCCGGGCGAAGCGCGTCGCGCTCTCCGCGGGAGCGCTGCTCGCGGGTGCGGCGGCTGCCGACTCGGCGCTCGCCGGCCCCGGCCAGTGGGTGCTGGCGCTGCCGGCCCACTACGTGGCGGGCACGAACGTCCTCGTCCGCTCGATCGCGGCCGAGACCGAGCCCGCGATCCTGGCGCCCGGCCACTTCGACCCGTCGGCGTTCGTCGAGGCCGCGGCCTCGCTGACGCACTCGGTCCGCTACACCTCTCTCGTGCCCGCGCAGCTGGCGACCCTGCTCGAGCTGGCCGAGGCGGCTCCTGCCAGCGACGCCTGCGCCGTGCTCCGGCGATTCGACGCCGTGCTCGTCGGCGGGCAGGCGACCCCGCAGGCGCTCCTCGACCAGGCGCGCGCTCTCGGCGTCCGGGTCGTCCGCACCTACGGGTCGAGCGAGACGAGCGGCGGGTGCGTCTACGACGGCGTCCCGGTCGGCCAGACGCGCGCCGAGGTCGGGGACGGCGAGCTCCTCCTCACCGGACCGACCCTCGCGGAGTACTACCTCGCCGATCCGGAGCGCACCGAGGCGGCCTTCGTGGTCCGCGACGGCGCCCGGTGGTACCGCACGGGTGACGCAGGATCGATCGACGCCGACGGAGTCGTGACCGTCACCGGGCGGCTCGACGACGTGATCGTCTCAGGCGGCCTCAAGGTGTCGCTCGGAGTGGTCGAGCGGGCCGTCCGCGACCTGCCGGGGATGTCGTCGGCCGTGGTCGTCCGGGCACCGTCGGAGCGCTGGGGCGAGGTGCCGGTCGTCGTCGCCGTCGCACCCCGGCTCTCGCTCGCCGAGGTGCGTGCCGCCGTCGTGCCGGTGGCCGGCCGCGCGGGTGCCCCCGACTCGCTGCTCGAGGTCGAGGCCCTCCCGCTCCTGCCGAGCGGCAAGCCCGACCGCGGGGGGCTCGAACGGCTCGCCGCGGAGCGACGCGCGGCGCACGACTAA
- the menD gene encoding 2-succinyl-5-enolpyruvyl-6-hydroxy-3-cyclohexene-1-carboxylic-acid synthase, which produces MPSLPAPSGSPATDFAVVLLAELERAGVRDIVLSPGSRSQALALAAVEFERQGRLRLHVRLDERSSGFLALGLSIEQGLPAVVVTTSGTAVANLHPAVLEAHHSGVPLLLLTADRPTELRGIGSNQTTHQPTLFGESLRFIRDVEAPTDSGVDGDSVRSLVREALSAALGHSGSPGHPRAPGPVQLNVAFREPLSAPVTTLPDPDDAGAGSRGTLLRETPPAVPSATASLLVDADPATVVIAGHAAGPRAEEVARLLGAPLVAEVSSGARFGPNLVPSYRRVLDDPAFGGRVTRAVVFGHPTLTRQIPALLKRPDVEVVVVRGGVPEAYDPSRSARVVDAVTVTGPGDGPAPGDGPAPGDSATPGDSAHRAWVGRWVQRGRALVADDEAAPDAQAAASDDPRARAEFLRSEVEAIRRPVTRRSLVEALWRVTWPHDRLVLGASRLIREADEFVPGKKIAVHANRGLAGIDGTVATATGIGLASQGGGTSGGAALDWADGERGITRVLVGDLTLLHDAGSLLFGDGEAKPRLQVVVGNDDGGTIFDGLEVAASAPADAMTRVQLTPQHVPLDELARAYGWEYVRAATSGALEQALVGSTRPVLIEVPLAR; this is translated from the coding sequence GTGCCCTCCCTTCCCGCTCCCTCCGGCAGCCCCGCCACCGATTTCGCCGTCGTCCTGCTGGCCGAGCTCGAGCGGGCGGGTGTCCGCGACATCGTCCTCAGCCCCGGTTCCCGGTCGCAGGCGCTCGCCCTGGCCGCCGTCGAGTTCGAGCGGCAGGGCAGGCTGCGGCTCCACGTGCGGCTCGACGAGCGGTCGTCCGGGTTCCTCGCGCTCGGACTCTCGATCGAGCAGGGGCTGCCGGCCGTCGTCGTCACCACCTCCGGGACCGCCGTCGCCAACCTTCACCCGGCGGTGCTCGAGGCGCACCACTCCGGGGTCCCGCTCCTCCTGCTGACGGCCGACCGACCGACGGAGCTCCGCGGCATCGGCTCCAACCAGACGACACATCAGCCGACCCTCTTCGGGGAGTCGCTCCGGTTCATCCGCGATGTCGAGGCGCCCACCGACAGCGGTGTCGACGGCGACTCCGTCCGCTCGCTCGTCCGCGAGGCGCTCTCGGCGGCCCTCGGGCACTCCGGCTCGCCCGGGCACCCGCGTGCGCCGGGCCCGGTCCAGCTCAACGTCGCCTTCCGCGAGCCGCTGTCCGCGCCGGTCACCACCCTGCCCGATCCGGACGACGCCGGCGCAGGATCCCGGGGCACTCTCCTCCGCGAGACGCCTCCGGCCGTGCCCTCGGCGACGGCCTCCCTCCTCGTGGACGCCGATCCTGCGACGGTGGTCATCGCGGGCCACGCCGCCGGGCCCCGCGCCGAGGAGGTCGCCCGCCTGCTCGGGGCGCCCCTCGTCGCCGAGGTGTCGAGCGGAGCGCGCTTCGGCCCCAACCTCGTGCCCTCGTACCGCCGCGTGCTCGACGACCCCGCCTTCGGCGGGCGGGTCACACGAGCCGTCGTCTTCGGTCACCCCACCCTGACGCGGCAGATCCCGGCGCTCCTGAAGCGGCCGGACGTCGAGGTCGTCGTCGTGCGCGGGGGAGTGCCGGAGGCCTACGACCCGTCGCGCTCGGCGCGCGTCGTGGACGCCGTCACCGTCACCGGTCCGGGCGACGGCCCGGCCCCGGGCGACGGCCCCGCCCCGGGCGACAGCGCGACGCCGGGCGACAGTGCGCACCGGGCGTGGGTCGGCCGCTGGGTGCAGCGGGGCCGCGCGCTCGTCGCCGACGACGAGGCGGCGCCCGACGCGCAGGCCGCGGCCTCCGACGACCCGCGCGCGAGGGCGGAGTTCCTCCGCTCCGAGGTGGAGGCCATCCGCCGTCCCGTGACCAGGCGCTCGCTCGTCGAGGCGCTGTGGCGGGTCACCTGGCCGCACGACCGGCTCGTTCTCGGCGCCTCGCGTCTCATCCGCGAGGCCGACGAGTTCGTCCCCGGCAAGAAGATCGCCGTGCACGCCAACCGCGGTCTCGCCGGCATCGACGGCACCGTCGCGACCGCGACCGGCATCGGTCTCGCGTCGCAGGGCGGCGGCACCTCCGGCGGTGCGGCTCTCGACTGGGCCGACGGCGAGCGGGGCATCACCCGGGTCCTCGTCGGCGACCTCACCCTCCTCCACGACGCCGGCTCGCTGCTCTTCGGAGACGGGGAGGCGAAGCCGCGGCTCCAGGTCGTCGTCGGGAACGACGACGGCGGTACCATCTTCGACGGTCTCGAGGTCGCGGCCTCCGCGCCCGCCGACGCCATGACGCGCGTGCAGCTGACGCCGCAGCACGTGCCGCTCGACGAGCTCGCCCGCGCCTACGGCTGGGAGTACGTCCGCGCCGCGACCAGCGGTGCCCTCGAGCAGGCCCTCGTCGGCTCGACCCGGCCGGTGCTGATCGAGGTCCCGCTCGCGCGGTGA
- a CDS encoding 1,4-dihydroxy-2-naphthoyl-CoA synthase: MSDAVSDLFDPSEWREAPGAGELTDITYHHDVRGQVARIAFDRPEVRNAFRPHTVDELYRALDDARMNPRIGVVLLTGNGPSAKDGGWAFCSGGDQRIRGRDGYKYEGDEALKPDPARNGRLHILEVQRLIRTMPKVVIAVVPGWAAGGGHSLHAICDLTLASREHGRFKQTDADVGSFDGGYGSAYYARQIGQKLAREVFFLAQEYSAQRAYEMGAVNAVVDHDDLEREALRWARIIMTKSPTSIRMLKFAFNAADDGMTGLQVFAGEATRLAYGTDEAVEGRDSFLEKREPDWSPYPWQF, encoded by the coding sequence ATGTCCGATGCCGTGTCCGACCTGTTCGATCCGAGCGAGTGGCGGGAGGCTCCCGGTGCCGGCGAGCTGACCGACATCACGTACCACCACGACGTGCGGGGGCAGGTGGCCAGGATCGCGTTCGACCGCCCCGAGGTCCGCAACGCCTTCCGGCCGCACACGGTCGACGAGCTCTACCGTGCGCTCGACGACGCGCGGATGAACCCGAGGATCGGCGTCGTCCTCCTGACCGGCAACGGTCCGAGCGCGAAAGACGGCGGCTGGGCGTTCTGCTCGGGCGGCGACCAGCGCATCCGCGGGCGCGACGGCTACAAGTACGAGGGCGACGAGGCGCTGAAGCCCGACCCGGCCCGGAACGGGCGCCTGCACATCCTCGAGGTGCAGCGGCTGATCCGCACCATGCCGAAGGTCGTCATCGCGGTGGTGCCCGGCTGGGCGGCCGGCGGCGGCCACTCGCTCCACGCGATCTGCGACCTCACCCTCGCCAGCCGCGAGCACGGCCGCTTCAAGCAGACCGACGCCGACGTCGGCTCGTTCGACGGCGGCTACGGCAGCGCCTACTACGCGCGCCAGATCGGCCAGAAGCTCGCCCGCGAGGTGTTCTTCCTGGCCCAGGAGTACTCGGCCCAGCGCGCCTACGAGATGGGGGCGGTCAACGCCGTCGTCGACCACGACGACCTCGAGCGCGAGGCCCTCCGCTGGGCCCGCATCATCATGACCAAGTCGCCGACCTCGATCAGGATGCTCAAGTTCGCCTTCAACGCGGCCGACGACGGCATGACCGGGCTCCAGGTCTTCGCCGGCGAGGCGACACGGCTCGCGTACGGCACCGACGAGGCGGTCGAGGGGCGCGACTCGTTCCTCGAGAAGCGCGAGCCCGACTGGTCGCCCTACCCCTGGCAGTTCTGA